The sequence AGCCTCCTTTTTCCAAGACCTCAGTTCTGTATTTTACTGCCAGGTCCTGATCAAAAATTCCTTTGGATCTAAACGCAAAAAACGCATCCGCAGCCAAAAGTTCCGCCCATTTATAACTATAATACCCCGCAGCATATCCTCCAGAAAAGATATGCCCAAATCCATTCTGGAACTTGTTATATTCCGGAGGAAAAAGAACACTCACTTCTTTTCGAACAGTATCCAAAATATTTTGCACTTGTTCTTCCGAATATTTTTGGAGATGGATCCTTATATCAAAAATTCCGAATTCTAACTGTCGAACCACTCCCATAGCAGCCAAAAAGTTCTTTGTATCTTTTAACTTTTGTGCAAGTTCCTTAGGGATAGGCTTTCCGGTTTCATAATGGAATGCAAAAAAATCCAGCACTTCCGGCTCATAAGCGAAATTTTCCAAAAACTGGGAAGGAAATTCTACCGCGTCCCATTCCACACCGTTTATCCCGCTTACAGGAGGTTCTTCAATTTTTGCGCATAGATGATGAAGAGCATGTCCCATCTCATGAAAAAAAGTGACTACATCGGAATGATTTAAAAGAGAAGGCGCGGAATCCTTAGACGGAGGAAAATTACAAATCACGAATGCAGACGGAAGGATCGTTTTGTTAGGAAGTTTATTACGGGTTTCCCAATGGTTCATCCAGGCACCGCCCTGTTTGTCCTTTCTCGCCTCCAGATCCAAATACAACCTTGCGATAATTTCAGAACCGTTTTTTACATGATACACTTCGGTTTTAGGATCCCAGACCGGAGCATTCGTCTTTTCGAATTTTAATCCTAAAAGTTTTTCCAAAAAGGAGAAGGTCCCTTTTACGACTGTATTTTTTTCGAAATAAGGACGGGTCTGTTCTTCGTCAAAATCGTAATTTTTTTTCTTTAACTTCTCGGAAACATAAGCGCTGTCGAATGCTTGGAAATCGGGAATATGAACGGATTCTGCAAATTTTTTGAGTTCTGAAATTTCCTTCTCCGCTACCGGCTTGGCTAACGTTCCGATTCTTTGCAGGAAGTCCAAGACTTGTTCTGGAGAATCCGCCACCTTTGTTGCTAGAGAAGATTCTGCATAATTTTTATATCCGAGCAATTTAGCGGATTCATCTCTTAAAGCTAGGATCTCTTCTAAAATTTTGCCGTTATCTGGGGCACGAGTTACGTACGCCTTGTACAATTCTTCTCTTTTGGAACGATTGCTTCCGTAAGTCATATAACAATTATAACTCGGAAACTGAAGAGTGAATGAATAAGTTCCATCCTCATTTCTGTACAATGCCTTGTCCGATTCAGGAATCTCTTTTACATCTTCTTCTGATTCGATTTTCATCTCGAAAGAATTAGTAGAATCCAAAAGATTTTGGGAGAATTGGTTGGAAAGATCGGATAACCTAAGTTGTATTTCTTGCAGACGATTTTTTTTATCCTCGGCGAGACCTACTCCTCCCAGTTTGAATTGAAGGATCGCATCTTCTAAGACCTTGTTTTTAGGTCTGTCTAATGAGGATTTTTCCTTTTCGTAAATTTGAGAGTATAATTTGAATAATTTTTCGTTTTGTCCTAACTCCGTATAAAATTCGGTAATCTCAGGAAGTATCTCGGTATAATGCTCTTGGGTTTCTTCGCT is a genomic window of Leptospira neocaledonica containing:
- a CDS encoding M3 family metallopeptidase, with product MSPAVLFREFPQIALSVQKEKVREKIQNSKKVLEEVVKKKDVNYESVIRPLNDSMEELQEEFTVLSHLNSVKNSEETQEHYTEILPEITEFYTELGQNEKLFKLYSQIYEKEKSSLDRPKNKVLEDAILQFKLGGVGLAEDKKNRLQEIQLRLSDLSNQFSQNLLDSTNSFEMKIESEEDVKEIPESDKALYRNEDGTYSFTLQFPSYNCYMTYGSNRSKREELYKAYVTRAPDNGKILEEILALRDESAKLLGYKNYAESSLATKVADSPEQVLDFLQRIGTLAKPVAEKEISELKKFAESVHIPDFQAFDSAYVSEKLKKKNYDFDEEQTRPYFEKNTVVKGTFSFLEKLLGLKFEKTNAPVWDPKTEVYHVKNGSEIIARLYLDLEARKDKQGGAWMNHWETRNKLPNKTILPSAFVICNFPPSKDSAPSLLNHSDVVTFFHEMGHALHHLCAKIEEPPVSGINGVEWDAVEFPSQFLENFAYEPEVLDFFAFHYETGKPIPKELAQKLKDTKNFLAAMGVVRQLEFGIFDIRIHLQKYSEEQVQNILDTVRKEVSVLFPPEYNKFQNGFGHIFSGGYAAGYYSYKWAELLAADAFFAFRSKGIFDQDLAVKYRTEVLEKGGSENAMVLFKRFLGRDPEPDALLKLYDLVA